The proteins below come from a single Natrinema sp. SYSU A 869 genomic window:
- a CDS encoding NAD(P)H-binding protein, whose translation MTRARPRHHGGSRNRRYQSPDFEAIADDVTNPDEVAILTPSHDAVASALGPGEDDEVDVLTDLTADLIEELRRTDVDRVLRVGSAGRFSVRPDTTLIETDEYPDELVALARTHIDALELIWEADVLEWSALVPAIIESGKERASTEPPRVDSSPTRTRATLQ comes from the coding sequence ATTACTCGAGCGCGGCCGCGCCATCACGGTGGCTCGCGCAACCGACGGTATCAATCACCCGACTTCGAGGCCATCGCCGACGACGTAACCAATCCGGACGAGGTAGCGATACTCACACCGAGTCACGATGCCGTCGCCTCGGCGCTCGGCCCGGGTGAAGACGACGAGGTTGACGTACTCACGGACCTGACCGCCGATCTCATCGAGGAACTCCGGCGGACGGACGTCGACCGCGTGCTCCGGGTCGGCAGCGCGGGCCGGTTCTCGGTCAGGCCTGACACGACACTGATCGAGACCGATGAGTACCCGGACGAACTCGTGGCCCTCGCACGGACCCACATTGACGCGCTCGAACTCATTTGGGAGGCCGACGTCCTCGAGTGGTCCGCTCTCGTGCCCGCGATCATCGAGTCCGGAAAAGAGCGGGCGAGTACCGAACCGCCGCGGGTAGACTCGTCGCCAACGAGGACGAGAGCTACATTGCAATGA